The genomic segment TTCGCCCTGAACGCGACATTTGCCAAGGTCAGACCCAGGCATTACGATGCCCTGGTGATTCCGGGAGGGCGCTCACCGGAGTACCTTCGCCTGGACGAGAGGGTACTTGACATCGTGCGTCACTTTGCGAAGGAGAATAAGCCGATCGCCTCGATCTGCCATGGTCAGCAGCTCTTGACGGCGGCCGGCGTCGTGGAGGGTAAACGGTGTACCTCCTATCCGGCCGTACGACCGGAGTTGGTCCGAGCTGGTGCCAAGTGGGAAGAGGTGAACGCCGGCTTCTCCAACGCGTATGTCGACGGTAACCTCGTCACGGCGGCCGCCTGGCCCGGCCATCCGGAGTGGATGCGCAAATTTCTGGATCTGCTGGGCTCCAAGATCGAGCCCTGATACCGGAGAGCTATACCTCTGAGGGAAATACGGCATGATGATGGGGTGGGAGGGGATGACGCATGACTCCTGGTTCTGGGGATGGGGGATCCTCTGGATGATCATGTTCACAGCCTTCTGGTTGCTCATCGTATTGGTGCTGGTGCTGGCGGTACGCTGGCTCTGGCACGCCGGTTCCCGGATCCAGTCTGTTCAACGTTCAGAGGAGTCGGCCCTGGAGATTCTCAAGAAGCGGTATGCCCGGGGTGAGATCGGAAAAGAAGAATTCGACGCCAAGAGGCGCGATCTGCTGTAAGATCGTAGATAAGGATGTCATCGAGAAGATTGTCCGATTACCAGAAGCCGCCAACGTCTCTCGTCCGGTCATTTGACGTCAAGGTCTTGAGCTATACCGCCGCATTGTTGATCGTACTCCCCTTCCTCGTCTGGCGCGTCGACGGTCCGGTGAAGGGCTTGATCCTATCGGTGCAGAGCGACTGGGGACTGCAGGTAGCGACCGTCATCACGGCCATCGGATACGGATTGATAGACGCCGGTATCGCGGTCGTCCTGTTCGGTTGTGGCCGGTTGACCGGGAGGCCACGAGAGGCAGTGGCGGGGCGACTCGGGCTGTTTGCGGTGATCGTCAGCGGTCTGTCCGGCCAGATCTTAAAAAACCTGTTCTGCCGAGCGCGGCCGCTGACCGAACAGTCAGGCGAGTTCTTCGTCGAGTTTCCTTGCCTGGGCAAGGGCGCCGGCTTGATCTCCTTTCCTTCCGGCCATTCCGTCACCGCATTTGCCCTGGCATTTGTCCTTGCCCGCAGCTATCCGAGGTATGCGGTACCCTTATACGGACTGGCCGTCCTGGTTGCCCTCTCCAGGGTCTATCTGGCGAAGCACTTCCCATCCGATGTGGTGGCGGGGGCCGTTGTCGGGATCCTCTCCGGTTGGTTCATCTGTCGACTGGCGGCACCTTCTTCAGTACATGAGCCTATCTGAGAAGGCGCTGCCTGCGGCAGCCGGCCCCCGCCGATGGGTCCGGGCGGTTGCGGCGACGACCCTCCTTCTTGCTGCAAGCTTTCTCCTCTTTTTCTACCGCCTGGATACGCTGTTACTATTTGACGCCGACGAACCGGCTTATGCCGAGGCGGCGAGGGAGATGGTGATCTCCGGCGATTGGGTCACACCCCATTTCAATTTCCGGCCTCGTTTTGACAAACCGATCTTCTTCTACTGGCTGATCGCACTGGCCTATAAAGGATTCGGGGTCGGCGAGTATGCGGCCCGCGTCTGGTCCGCCGTCTTTGCGACCGGTCTTACACTGTCGATCTATCTATTCGGACGACGGCGGCTCAGCGAACGGGCCGCGCTGATTGCCGCGCTGGCCTTTGCCACAAATGCCGGGACCGTCGTGTTGGCGCGGGCGGCGGTCACCGACATGACGCTGACCTTTTGTATGACCGTGGCGCTGTTCGGGTTTTTCGACCTCTATCTGGCCGACGATGCGGTGGGCCACCATTTTTCACTTGCCGGGTATGCTGCCATCGCGCTCGCCGTACTCACGAAGGGCCCCATCGGTCTGCTGCTCCCCGGACTGGTTGTCGGCCTGTTTCTGGCTATTCGCAGAAAGGGCCGTCACGGCCTTTCCAAACTCCGCCTGTTGCCCGGTATCGGCCTGTTCAGCGCGGTCGTGCTGCCCTGGTATGTCTTGGTGTTGCGTGAGCACGGATGGACGTTTGTTTACGGATTTTTTGTCCAACACCATCTGAATCGTTATCTGGGTGTCATATCGGGTCATGTCGGGGGCGCCTTGTATTTCCTGCCGGTGATCATTCTTGGCTTTTTCCCATGGAGCGGGATGCTGTCCGATGCCTTTGGTCGGCTCTGGACAATCCGCCGTCGACTCCGTGCCGGATTGACCGAACGACAGGAGCTGTTGCTGTTTCTGTGGCTGTGGGCCGGCGTGATTGTGCTCTTTTTCTCGTTCTCCCGCACGAAACTCCCCTCCTATATCTTTCCTGCCGTCCCGGCGCTCGCTCTTCTGGCGGGGATTGCCGGCGATTCTGATCGTGACGAGCGACGGCAGGCCGGGGGATGGGTGCGAATATCCGATGGGCTCATGGCCGGGGCGACCGGTGTGTTGACCGTAACCCTCCTTCTCCTGCCGTTCATCGCCGATCGTATTCGACTTCGTGAGGCGCCGGATATCCCCCCGTTTGACTTCGGGATGGCGCCGTATGCGCTGGCCTGCCTCTTCGCGGTTGGGCTTACCCTGGCGATTGCGGCGAGACGAAGAGGGAAGGCGGATGTGGCGACGGCTGCGATGGCGGGCACCATGGTTGTGAGTATCGTCCTGGCCGTAGAACGGATTGCCCCGGCGATCCAGGAGAGCCTTCAGGGGGCTCTGCACGACTTTGCGCTTCTCGCCAGACACGAGCTTCGCCATGACGACCGTCTGGTAGCCTACAACCTGAACGCGCCCAGCCTGGTGTTTTACTCGGAACGACCGGTTATGATCATCAGAAAGGGTGAGGAGGCCGAGTTTCGGCGTCTTGTCGTCGATCATGGACGGCTCTTCATCATCGCCAAGACCGCTGCAGAGACCCGCCTGCGGGAAATCCCGGACATTTTCCCCTTGGACAGGCGAGGGGGGTATGTCCTATACTCTACCCGTCGTGGTCTGAATGGCGGAACCGGTTAAAGAGGCGCGCACGTGATTGCTGAGACGATTCTCTCTCCTGTGACTTCCGAACTTGCCCTGGTTGAAGAGCGGCTCCTCCAAGACATCAGCGGTGATGTGGAGTTGATCTCTGAGATCATCCGGTATGTGCTCAAGAGCGGCGGGAAACGGGTCCGACCTGCGTTGCTGTTGCTGTCGGCCAAGCTCTGTGGCTATGATAGCGGCTCGCGTCACATCGATCTGGCGGTCGTGGCCGAATACATGCACGCGGCCACGCTTATTCATGATGATATCATCGATCGGGCCGATAAGCGCCGCGGGCTGCCCTCGGCCAATAGTACCTGGGGTTCGCAGATCTCTGTGCTGGCGGGCGATTTTCTGTACGCCAGATCGCTCCAGATGCTGGTGATCGATGGTGATCTGGCGGTCATGCGGGCCTTCGCGGATGCGACGGTTCTGATGATTGAGGGTCAGGTACGCGAGGTCCAGAACGCCGGAAACCTCGACCTTGCGTATCACGAGTATCTGGACATCATCACGGCAAAGACCGCCGCCCTGATTTCCGTTGCGTGCAGAACCGGCGCCCTGATCGCCGGCAGACCGATGGACGAGGTGGCGGCATTAACCGAGTTCGGTCTGAATCTGGGGATTGGATTCCAGTTGGTCGATGACGCGCTGGACTTTGTGGCCGAAGAGGACCGGTTGGGTAAACCGGTGGGGAACGACTTCAAGGAGGGGAAGGTGACCTTTCCGATCCTGCATGTGATGTGGGCCGGTTCGGAGGCCGATCGGGGCAGGATCCGCGAGTTGGCCGCGCAGACCACGCTCGGGGAGACCGACTTGGCAGAGGTCAAGGCGATGGTGGAACGGTACGGCGCCGTTCCGGCGACCATGGAGCTGGTTCGCACCTACCTGAAGAAGGCGAAGACATCGCTCAGCAGCTTTCCGGATTCGGCTGCCAAGCGCTCGCTTGTCCTGATGGTTGACTTTGTCGGAGATCGAGATTGGTAATGGCCGGTCTTCTTCCCTGCCCGTAATGTGATGGCGACCAATCTGCAACAGATTCGGAACTTCTCCATCATCGCGCACATCGATCACGGTAAGTCAACCCTGGCTGATCGGATTCTGGAGGCGACCGGGGCGCTGCCGCCTCGCGAGATGGAGGCCCAAGTCCTGGATCGCATGGACCTCGAGCGGGAACGGGGTATTACCATCAAGGCTAAGGCCGTCCGCCTCCACTACAAACGTCACGGTGCACCGGAGTATATCCTGAATCTGATCGATACGCCCGGTCATGTGGACTTCAGTTACGAGGTCTCACGAAGCCTCTCGGCGTGCGAGGGGGCCTTGCTCGTGATCGATGCCGTCCAGGGCGTCGAGGCGCAGACGCTGGCCAATGTGCACCTCGCCATGGAGCACGACCTGGCTATCATCCCGGTCATCAACAAGATTGACCTGCCGAATGCCGATATCCCGCGAGTCAAGGCGCAGATCGAGGAGACCCTGGCCATCGATGCGTCCGAGGCGATCCTGTGCAGCGCCAAGCGCGGGATCGGGACCGAAGAGGTCATCGAGGCGGTCATCAAGCGGATTCCGCCTCCCACTGGCGCGTCTGACGCGTCTCTGAGGGCACTGATCTTCGACTCGTCATTTGATCCCTACCAGGGGGTGATCGTTTACGTCCGGCTGTATGAAGGCCAGGTGCGTGCGGGGATGCGGATACTCCTGATGTCCACCGGCGCGGCGTTCGACGTGATGCAGGTCGGCGTCTTTGCCCCGCAGATGCGTCCTACGGATTCGCTGTCGGCCGGAGAGGTCGGGTACATCATCGCCGGGATCAAGGATGTGCGCCACACGAGGGTCGGAGATACCATCACGGCCGAGGACCGACCGACGGCGGCGCCGCTGCCCGGCTTCAAAGAGGTCCGGCCGATGGTATTTGCCGGTCTGTACCCGACCGAGAGCGAACAGTACCTGGAACTGAAGGAGGCGCTGGAGAAGCTTCAGTTGAACGATTTCTCCTTCAGCTTTGAGCCGGAGACGTCGGTGGCCCTGGGATTCGGCTTTCGGTGCGGGTTCCTCGGTCTGCTCCACATGGAGATCATTCAGGAGCGGCTGGAGCGCGAGTTTGGCCTGACGCTGATCACGACCGCGCCGACTGTGGTCTACCGGGTCTCCAAGAGTGACGGGACCGTGGTTGAGGTGGACAACCCCAGCGATCTGCCTTCGCCGCAGGCCATCGAATGGATTGAAGAGCCGTACATCAAGGCCTCCATTATGGCACCCGGCGAGTACGTCGGGCCGATCTTCGCGCTCTGTCAGGAAAAGCGCGGGATCCAGCGCGGTGTCGAGTATATGGAGGGCGGCCGGGTCGTCATCACCTACGACCTCCCGCTCAACGAGATCGTCATGGATTTCTATGATCGACTCAAGTCGGCTACCCGCGGCTACGCCTCGCTGGACTATGAATTCATCGATTATCGGGAGGGTCACCTGGTGAAACTGGACATCCTGGTCAACGGTGAACCGGTGGATGCGCTCTCGTGCATCGTGCCGAGGGAGCAGGCGTATCTCAGGGGCCGGATGCTGGTGGAACAGATGCGGGAGCTGATTCCCAGACAGCTCTTCGAGGTGGTGATCCAGGCTGCGCTTGGCGGTAAGGTGATCGCGCGAGAAAGCGTGCGCCCCTTACGCAAAAACGTCACGGCCAAATGCTACGGCGGGGATATTACCCGCAAGCGAAAACTGTTGGAGCGCCAGAAAGAGGGGAAGCGCAGAATGAAGCAGGTCGGCAGGGTCGAGATTCCCCAGGAGGCCTTCATGGCAGTCCTGAAGGTCAAAACGCCATGAGACGACAGACAGCGGATGAGACAGTGAAGGAGGATCAGGAGCGGGCCCCGCGGCCGAACGCGAAGTCCGATAAATCGGTTGCGCGCCAGTATGCGGAGGCCGTGGTCATTGCCGTTATCCTGGCGTTGGTGGTTCGAACCTTTGTGGTCCAGGCTTTCAAGATCCCATCCGGATCGATGCTGCAGACGCTCCAGGTCGGCGACCACATTTTAGTCAACAAGTTCCTCTTCTGGTTCACGAACCCCCAACATGGCGACATCATCGTCTTCAAGTACCCTCAGGATGAAGGGAGAGACTTCATCAAGCGGGTGGTCGGTCTGCCGGGTGACAAGGTGGAGATTCGGGCCAAACAGCTCTACATCAACGATCAGCCGGTGACTGAGCCGTACGCCATCCACCTGGATCCAGCCGCGTTCGATGATCCGGGTTCGTCGCGGGACAATTTTGGTCCGGTTGTCGTCGAGCCTGGCCACCTGTTTATGATGGGTGACAACCGGGACTACAGCATGGACAGCAGGTTTTGGGGTTTGCTCGATATGAAGAAGATCAGAGGGAAGGCCTTCGTCATCTACTGGTCGTGGGATCACGAGCGTTTCCGGCCGCGCTGGGATCGGATCGGGATGCTGGTGCGATGAACGCAGTGTCGAGCGTTGAGTGTCGAGTGTCGAGTTCAGACTCTTCTCCTTACTCCTCACGCCTTACCCCTTACGCCCAACCCCTCGGTGTATACATCCACATTCCCTATTGCCTGTCACGCTGTCATTACTGCGACTTCAACAGCTATCGCATTGATACCGGTCAGATTACACAATATCTGGAGACGCTGGCGCGAGAGATCGCATCGAGGGCGTGCGCAGAAGCGGTCCGAGACCGGCGCGTCTGTTCCGTCTTCTTCGGCGGCGGGACGCCTTCGATACTCCAGGCGTCGCAACTGGTCGGCATCCTCGATCATTGCCGGGCGACCTTTACCGTCGAGGACGATGCAGAGGTCAGCCTCGAGGTCAATCCTGGGACGGTCGACCTGCCGAAACTCTGTGCGTTGCGAGAGGGCGGGGTGACCCGCCTGAGCGCAGGGGTGCAAGCGGTTCAGGACCGACTCCTCCAACGAATCGGACGCGCCCATACGGCCTGGGAGGCCGAACGAGCCTTTTGGTCGATGCGGGAGGCCGGCTTCGATAATATCAATCTGGACCTGATGTTCGGCCTGCCCGATCAGAGTACGGACGACTGGTCGGAGACCCTTGACTGGGCGATCGGCGCAGGTCCTGAGCACATCTCTGCCTACGGGCTGATTCTCGAGGACGGGACGCCGCTCCAGCTTGAGTCGTCCAGGGGCGACATTGGGCTCCCCGACGAAGAGACGGAGGCGGCGATGTACCGTTTAGCTGTCGACCGGTTGCGCGAGGCCGGCTTTGAGCAGTACGAAATTTCCAACTTCGCGCGTCAAGGCTTTCAATGTCGGCATAATCTGGTCTACTGGCAACACCAGGAGTACCTCGGCCTGGGGGCGGGGGCCCACTCATTCCTCGCCGGACGTCGGTACTACAATGAATCACTGCCCGCACGCTACGTCTGCGCGATGGCCGAGCGAGGGGCCGCCGTAGCCGGCGGCGAAGTGCTGTCTGTCGAGATGGTGCGATCCGAGCGTCTGATGTTGGGACTGCGGCTTCGGTCCGGATTGGACGTGCAGGCGTTCACGGACCTCCTGGGTATTCAAGACCTTGCGGCGTCTGATCGGGTCGCTCGCTTTCTGGACGATGGGTTTCTTCGCGTACGGGAAGGGCGGGTACAGATCACAGAGCGTGGGCTTCTCGTAGCCAACGAACTGGTTGTCCAACTTCTCTGATTCCGGTCCGTAGACTCCGCGTGGGACGGCGGCAAAACCGCTTGACAATAGTAGCCGTTTTTCTTAGGATTTTTTTGTGATTTGGCACTCTCCGCGAGAGAGTGCCAAGAGCCGAAGAAGGCGCAAGGGGGGGACGAGGGATTCATGCGGACACATGAACTGACTCCACGGGAGCGTCAGGTCCTGAAGGTGATTATCCATGACTATATCACCTCCGGGGAGCCTGTCGGGTCCCGAAGCATCGCGAGACACCACCTGGGCCACCTCAGCCCTGCCACCATCCGCAACGTGATGGCGGATCTGGAGGAGGAAGGCTATCTCTCTCAACCGCACGCGTCGGCCGGCAGGATCCCAACCGATTCCGGGTATCGCTTGTACGTCGACAGTCTCATGCAGCGTCCTCGATTGTCGAGGGTCGAGGAAAGTCGGATCGAACAGGGAATCCGTCCTAGCCGCGGTCAGGCCGAGGAGCTGGTGCAGGGGGTCAGCCGAATCCTTTCCGATTTGTCGCGATACGCATCGGTCGTGCTTGCGCCGAGATTTGCACAGAATACGTGGCGGCGCATCAATTTTGTCCACCTGAACCGGGAGCGGATTCTGGTGGTCCTGATGGCCGATTCCGGACTCGTTCAGCAGAAGGTGATTGCCATCGACGAGCTGATCGAGCAGCCGGGACTGGATCGGATCTCCAACTATCTGAACAGTGTTTTGGGCGGGGTGACCCTTCACGAGGTCAGAAACCGGATCATTGCGCGAATGGCCGAGGAGCGCGATGAGTTTAACCGCCTGATGCAGCGGGCACTGGAGCTCAGCAATAAGACGCTGGAGGGTGAGGAAGAACAGGTCTATATCGGAGGGGCGGCCAACATCGCGCATCAGCCGGAGTTTGCCGACATCAACAAGATGAAGCATATCTTCGCAGCCTTTGAGGAAAAATCAAAGCTGGTGAAGATTCTTGATCAATGCCTGACCTATGAGGGGTTGCGGGTAATTATCGGTCGAGAGAGTGAGATGAGGGAGATGCGCGACCTCAGCCTGATTGCCTCGCCGTATAAGAGCGGGGATCATGTTATTGGCGTACTCGGCATCGTTGGACCGAAACGGATCGCTTATGACCGCATGGTGGCCCTTGTCGATTGTACGGCCAGGGTTGTGAGCAAGCTGCTGACAGAGGCGGATGTATAGTTCCGGCGGATAGCCTGCCGACTCTGTCGTTGAACAGATAGGAGTCGATCGGACCATGAATCAGGAAAATCAAGACGTCACAGCACCGACAAGCGGTACCGTTCATGAGGGTCCCGCCGCCCCCACAACCGAGCTGGAGGCGATGATCGGCAAGCTGCAGGCCGAACTTAAGGAACGGACTGCGGAGGTGGATGCCCTCAATGACCGTCTCCTTCGCGTGCACGCGGAGTTTGAGAACTACAAGAAGCGGGCATCCCGGGAGCGAAGTGAGTTTGTGAGATTCGCGAACGAAGGGCTGATTCTTGAACTGCTGCCTGTGGTGGACAGCCTGGAACATGCGGTCGCGACGGCGCGTGTCGGCAGCGACGTCCAAGGTCTTGCAGAGGGGGTCGATATTATTCTTCGGCTCTTCCTGACGACCCTGGAAAAGGTCGGGGTTAAACCGATCGAGGCATTGGGCCGTGAGTTCGATCCGAACTTCCATCAGGCTGTGGCTCAGACAGAGTCGACGGATGGTCGCGACAATATCGCCGTCGAGGAGATTCGAAAAGGGTACCTCCTGGAAGGGCGCCTGTTGCGGCCGGCGATGGTGAAGGTATCGAAAACACCAGTGTCGAGTGTCGAGTGTCGAGCGTCGAGCGTCGGTGAGGATAGACCCGAAACCCAACATCCGAAATTCGAAACATCTGAGTCATGAGCAAGCGCGACTACTATGAGGTGCTGGGGGTAGATCGGGATGCCGGTCCCGATGAGATCAAGCGGGCCTATCGTCGGCTGGCCCACAAATATCACCCCGACAAGAACCCCGACAATAAGGCGTCGGAAGAGCAATTCAAGGAGGCTGCCGAGGCGTACGAGATCCTGAACAATCCCGAGAAGCGGGCGGCCTATGACCGGTTCGGCGTTGCCGGAGAACGGGCCGGCTTCGGGGGGTTTGGCGAGGCCGGCTTCGGGTCGGTATTTGAGGACCTGTTCGAGGGGTTCTTTGGAGGATCCGGTCGGCGGGCTGCCTCGCGAGGGGCGGATTTGCGCTACAACCTGGAGATCAACCTTGAGGAGGCGATCCTCGGGGTGGAGAAAGAGATCACCATCCCCCGGATGGAGCCCTGCGGCGCCTGCAAGGGGAGCGGCGCGAAGCCCGGCACATCTCCGGTCGCGTGTCGGTCCTGCCGCGGCAGCGGCCAGGTCCGGTACTCGCAAGGCTTTCTCACCATCAGTCAGACCTGTTCGGCCTGTCGAGGCGAGGGGCGTGTCATCGAACATCGGTGCCGCGACTGCCGGGGCACCGGGCGGTCACGATCCGAGCGGACCCTGACGGTGAAGATCCCTGCCGGGGTTGAGACAGGGATACGCTTAAAGCTGACCGGCGAGGGGGAGGCCGGTCCCCATTGGGGGGACCGGGGCGATCTGTATGTTGTCATCACCGTAAAGGAGCATCCGCTCTTTGCGCGGCATGGCGATGACCTGTACTGTGAGGTCCCGGTCACGTTTGTCCAGGCGGTGTTGGGGGACGAGTTGGAGATCCCAACCTTTTTCGGGATGACGAAGCTCAAGATCCCGTCCGGGACCCAACCGGGCGCCGAGTTCCGCATTCGCGGCAAGGGTGTGCCGCGCCTGCGCGGCCACGATCAAGGCGACCTGGTGGTCAGGGTCGTAGTCGAGGTGCCCAAACGACTGACCACGAAGCAGCGCGAACTGCTCGAAGCATACGCCGCCCTGGAAAACGGCGACGGGAGTCCGCTGGTCCAGAGTTTCTTTGATAAGGTCAAGAATCTGTTCGGCTGATCCACCCTTCCGCAACGGCATGCCTGCGTAGAGGATACTGACCGATGGCAGGCAGATCGCTGTATCTCATCGACGGGAGTTCCTACCTGTTTCGGGCCTACCACGCGCTTCCGCCCCTCAGCAGCAGCGAGGGGGTTCCGACCGGCGCCGTCTACGGCTTCACCAATATGCTGATCAAGATCATCCGGGACGAGCGGCCGGATGCGGTCGTCGTCGTCTTCGATTCCGCCGGGCCGACCGAGCGACACCAGCACTACGCCGACTATAAGGCCAATCGCGGAGCGATGCCCGACGATCTGAGCCGCCAGCTTCCGTATATCCACCGAGTCGTGGAGGCGATGGGCATCCCGCTCCTGACGCAACCGGGACAGGAGGCGGACGATCTGATCGGCTCGCTCGCACAACGGGCGGCGGCGCGGGGTGACCGTGTCACCATTGCAACGGGCGATAAGGACATGCTCCAGCTCGTTGGGCCCGGGATCCGCGTCTACGACGCCATGAAGGCTACAGCGTACGACGAATCGGCGGTCCTGAAGCGCTTCGGCGTCCCCCCCGGTCAGGTCGTGGAGGTGATGGGGCTGATGGGCGACGCGATCGACAATATCCCCGGCGTGCGCGGAATCGGGGAGAAGACCGCCAGGAGTCTCATCCAACAGTTTGGAAGCATCGAA from the Candidatus Methylomirabilota bacterium genome contains:
- a CDS encoding protease, with the translated sequence MAAKKILMLVGDFVEDYEAMVPFQMLTMVGHTVHAVCPGRKAGETVRTAVHDFEGDQTYSEKRGHNFALNATFAKVRPRHYDALVIPGGRSPEYLRLDERVLDIVRHFAKENKPIASICHGQQLLTAAGVVEGKRCTSYPAVRPELVRAGAKWEEVNAGFSNAYVDGNLVTAAAWPGHPEWMRKFLDLLGSKIEP
- a CDS encoding polyprenyl synthetase, which encodes MIAETILSPVTSELALVEERLLQDISGDVELISEIIRYVLKSGGKRVRPALLLLSAKLCGYDSGSRHIDLAVVAEYMHAATLIHDDIIDRADKRRGLPSANSTWGSQISVLAGDFLYARSLQMLVIDGDLAVMRAFADATVLMIEGQVREVQNAGNLDLAYHEYLDIITAKTAALISVACRTGALIAGRPMDEVAALTEFGLNLGIGFQLVDDALDFVAEEDRLGKPVGNDFKEGKVTFPILHVMWAGSEADRGRIRELAAQTTLGETDLAEVKAMVERYGAVPATMELVRTYLKKAKTSLSSFPDSAAKRSLVLMVDFVGDRDW
- a CDS encoding elongation factor 4 codes for the protein MATNLQQIRNFSIIAHIDHGKSTLADRILEATGALPPREMEAQVLDRMDLERERGITIKAKAVRLHYKRHGAPEYILNLIDTPGHVDFSYEVSRSLSACEGALLVIDAVQGVEAQTLANVHLAMEHDLAIIPVINKIDLPNADIPRVKAQIEETLAIDASEAILCSAKRGIGTEEVIEAVIKRIPPPTGASDASLRALIFDSSFDPYQGVIVYVRLYEGQVRAGMRILLMSTGAAFDVMQVGVFAPQMRPTDSLSAGEVGYIIAGIKDVRHTRVGDTITAEDRPTAAPLPGFKEVRPMVFAGLYPTESEQYLELKEALEKLQLNDFSFSFEPETSVALGFGFRCGFLGLLHMEIIQERLEREFGLTLITTAPTVVYRVSKSDGTVVEVDNPSDLPSPQAIEWIEEPYIKASIMAPGEYVGPIFALCQEKRGIQRGVEYMEGGRVVITYDLPLNEIVMDFYDRLKSATRGYASLDYEFIDYREGHLVKLDILVNGEPVDALSCIVPREQAYLRGRMLVEQMRELIPRQLFEVVIQAALGGKVIARESVRPLRKNVTAKCYGGDITRKRKLLERQKEGKRRMKQVGRVEIPQEAFMAVLKVKTP
- the lepB gene encoding signal peptidase I; amino-acid sequence: MRRQTADETVKEDQERAPRPNAKSDKSVARQYAEAVVIAVILALVVRTFVVQAFKIPSGSMLQTLQVGDHILVNKFLFWFTNPQHGDIIVFKYPQDEGRDFIKRVVGLPGDKVEIRAKQLYINDQPVTEPYAIHLDPAAFDDPGSSRDNFGPVVVEPGHLFMMGDNRDYSMDSRFWGLLDMKKIRGKAFVIYWSWDHERFRPRWDRIGMLVR
- a CDS encoding coproporphyrinogen III oxidase; this translates as MNAVSSVECRVSSSDSSPYSSRLTPYAQPLGVYIHIPYCLSRCHYCDFNSYRIDTGQITQYLETLAREIASRACAEAVRDRRVCSVFFGGGTPSILQASQLVGILDHCRATFTVEDDAEVSLEVNPGTVDLPKLCALREGGVTRLSAGVQAVQDRLLQRIGRAHTAWEAERAFWSMREAGFDNINLDLMFGLPDQSTDDWSETLDWAIGAGPEHISAYGLILEDGTPLQLESSRGDIGLPDEETEAAMYRLAVDRLREAGFEQYEISNFARQGFQCRHNLVYWQHQEYLGLGAGAHSFLAGRRYYNESLPARYVCAMAERGAAVAGGEVLSVEMVRSERLMLGLRLRSGLDVQAFTDLLGIQDLAASDRVARFLDDGFLRVREGRVQITERGLLVANELVVQLL
- the hrcA gene encoding heat-inducible transcription repressor HrcA, coding for MRTHELTPRERQVLKVIIHDYITSGEPVGSRSIARHHLGHLSPATIRNVMADLEEEGYLSQPHASAGRIPTDSGYRLYVDSLMQRPRLSRVEESRIEQGIRPSRGQAEELVQGVSRILSDLSRYASVVLAPRFAQNTWRRINFVHLNRERILVVLMADSGLVQQKVIAIDELIEQPGLDRISNYLNSVLGGVTLHEVRNRIIARMAEERDEFNRLMQRALELSNKTLEGEEEQVYIGGAANIAHQPEFADINKMKHIFAAFEEKSKLVKILDQCLTYEGLRVIIGRESEMREMRDLSLIASPYKSGDHVIGVLGIVGPKRIAYDRMVALVDCTARVVSKLLTEADV
- the grpE gene encoding nucleotide exchange factor GrpE, with translation MNQENQDVTAPTSGTVHEGPAAPTTELEAMIGKLQAELKERTAEVDALNDRLLRVHAEFENYKKRASRERSEFVRFANEGLILELLPVVDSLEHAVATARVGSDVQGLAEGVDIILRLFLTTLEKVGVKPIEALGREFDPNFHQAVAQTESTDGRDNIAVEEIRKGYLLEGRLLRPAMVKVSKTPVSSVECRASSVGEDRPETQHPKFETSES
- the dnaJ gene encoding molecular chaperone DnaJ translates to MSKRDYYEVLGVDRDAGPDEIKRAYRRLAHKYHPDKNPDNKASEEQFKEAAEAYEILNNPEKRAAYDRFGVAGERAGFGGFGEAGFGSVFEDLFEGFFGGSGRRAASRGADLRYNLEINLEEAILGVEKEITIPRMEPCGACKGSGAKPGTSPVACRSCRGSGQVRYSQGFLTISQTCSACRGEGRVIEHRCRDCRGTGRSRSERTLTVKIPAGVETGIRLKLTGEGEAGPHWGDRGDLYVVITVKEHPLFARHGDDLYCEVPVTFVQAVLGDELEIPTFFGMTKLKIPSGTQPGAEFRIRGKGVPRLRGHDQGDLVVRVVVEVPKRLTTKQRELLEAYAALENGDGSPLVQSFFDKVKNLFG